The following nucleotide sequence is from Fusarium graminearum PH-1 chromosome 1, whole genome shotgun sequence.
AACGCTGTGTGTGCATTGTCGAGCTGTGCCGTCGAGCCGTAGCCGAAGTACGATATATGACTTGTTATATATGCTATCCATAATAGAGCACTGCTAATATTCCGCTACTCGAGGGACCATGCTGGCTTGTGATAATCAGCTGTTGAGACGTTGGCAGAAGGTTGTCAGACTTGGACGGTTTTTTTTAGTGTGGGGTAATATAGGCTGGTATTGAACAGTGGCAGTTCTGTAGTGCCGGAAGATGGAGCTTACTAGCAGAGCTAAGGACAATAAACAGGCAATAAACAACAAGTCATGCCACTCATCAGGGTGAATTGATAGTGAAGATGCTTATCCACTTGCCGCATTGTATGTCTGTGCAACATTGGCAACTCACCCCAAAGCGATACCTTACCTGACCGGTCAGATTGACGATTGATATCCTGCGGCGAGTGCAGATATCACTTCGTACAAGCAGACGGATTCAACCCGAGCCAACGAGAAAAAGCCATCAAGCACGTAGTCTATGTGTCCCGAGGTTGCTTTTCTGAGGTTCCTTGTCCGCCGTCCCAATTCAACTCTTGAGTATCTTTTAACTCAGCTACCATTGGACATCATGAATGAGAAGGGTAGGACAAGTTTAAGTTATTACGTCACTGGCATGACGATGCGAAGCATTGTTCCTTGATGCCAGCTCAACTTCCCAAATTAATATTACTTACTCAGATTCTCTAATTCTGATACATTCAGCATCTGTCTCAAACCTGCTCTTTTCAGCCAAGAATGATCCTGATGCTTACCTGCCACGCTCCACTTGTGATACTTTGCATTACTACCACATCCGATTTGCCCCTGGCTGGTGCCCGTAGTCCGAAGCTTGTCTTTGACCGTCTCAGGCATCTggcaaaaaaagaacaggGTCTATGGTGTGCCGAGGCTGGCGAAATTATGTATAGTGAACCGTGTTGTAGCTCTGGAAGGGCAGGCAGTTAGTTGTGCTTCGGAAGATTACCAAGGTCACTGGTGGTGGACTGTCCAAGAACGCCAAGACAACGTATCGGGGCTACCTTATTTGTATTTACGAGCCTGTATTACCAGGGAAAAGAGAGTTCAACAGAACCGAAAACGAATTCAAGGGTTCTGACATACCGTAACTTGAAAAATCTTGACCGTTCCAGGAACAAACCCAAATCATCCTTGACGTATCTACGTATCTACTCACCAGCCTCCCCACGCGGCTGAGGAGAATATTTCCAAGATTTTGCACCGTTCGAATATGCCATTGGACTAGTCTCTGTTGACTGGTTCGATATTGATGGTCAGCAGAGAGCATCTATCAaggcaaaaagaaaaagaaaacagaagTAGAGAAAGCCCCAAATGTTATGAAGAAATCCATATCCGTAGACTCTTCACTGATCCGCCAGCGACAAATCTTCCCGTGTGCCCCTCCCGTCTTCCCGTCTTCTGCCTCTCCAACGTTGAAATTTTGGTGGAGAACCAAGCTCTCTCATGAATAAGATCAACGAGGGACAGGGGTCTAGATTCTCCCAGTAACTACTCCGTAGACTTGCTAGAACATCTTTAGCACCGTCTGTAGGTAATTTCAAAGTACAGCAGAGTTGCTGTGCCATGGAGGAGCAGAGGAGCTTCTCTAAACAGGTAAGGTCGGGTCCCTTAAAAGTTACCCGAAAGGAAAGGATTCGAGACGATCCATCAGTGCCGGTCAATGGAGCTCGACAAACGCGGCTCCGATGTGAACTGCTGGGGTCATACCGTTGACAAGCAGAAGCTATTGTGTCCAATTTGTTGTGTATGTAATTATTCCGATTGCGTGATCCCCGTAGTTTAAGGGTATCACATCGATAAGCCCCAAGTCGAGGTATTTTGTACCATAATAAACTATCGCACTAAAGAAAAGCGCGTGCCATTCGTTAGTAAAGGTGGCCATGAGTGGAAGTGTGCAAAGAcatctcctccagctcttctAACGGAGAGCTACCTAGAGAGCTCTCCTGCTGGTGTTAGCTTTTCTCAAAGGTTGGAGAGTGAGGCTATTCCATTTTAGGTTGGACTTCCCGGGGAGGCTTTTTAGTGTATGTACCGATGCCAAAGCCACACACCACACACAATTAGTGACCAGGCACACCACTTGCTCATCCTGCGACCGCTTCGCCTGTGGGTTGGGCTGCAGAATACAGACTGCAGAAGTGCAGCATCACAAGGATTCTGATAAAACTTGGGACGACCAAGGAAATTTATATTGAAGAAAGAATaagaaggcgatgatgataacCGGAACCTTGATGCAAGAAAGGAACTAAGCATCACAgtgaaaaagagaagaaaaaaaatagaAGGCGGTCCAGGAAAACGCTCCTTCCTTCTTTGCATTGCATACACTTTCTACTTTTCTCTCGAGGTAGGAGGTACCTGGGTAGGTGGTAACTTTCCGTAGCTTTCGATCAATCATAATATGACGATACCCTGGACCTCAGAACTTATTACCATGGACACGTCGAAAAAGAAATTGATCAATCGAATTACATCCCATttctcaccaccatcaacaaggcACACAATGCAGTAGTTAGCAGTTATCGATGTCCGCCCAAACCGCTAAAAACAACACGTGTTTTCGACTTGGTCGAGTTGGTTCTTCAGCTGTTATCACAACCGACCAGCCCCACTAAatagcaacaccaaagcATGGGAGAGTCTTCAAGTTCACTCCATATATATAGCATGACCTATGGATCAAAGCTAATGTTTGTGGAAACCAGTCCTAGGACCGGTCGAGTCGTCCGCTTGCCGCGACACAACCGAGCCGTGACCCGGGCTCCCGGGTGCTTGCCGATGAGCAACCACCGTACTATGTACCCAAgaggacaagagacaaaatgTGGCATTCGAATCCTGTCCCTGTCAGAAGCTCCTGTTCAGTGTGGCAGAGACGAGCATGTTCCTCACACAACCTAAAACGGCCCGGATTAATCTTGAAGCAATCCGACAGTGCCCAACTGGGTTTGGATTCCGATACACAGCATGGTCAAGGAAACATagcacaacacaacacattGCACTACGACGGTAAATGATATCACGCACAAAGTATCCGTACAAGCGTAAGTTGAAAATCTACGGTCCTATCTGCTGTGCACACACAGACTCGCAAAGTACGGATACGCTGGGGTATAAACAAAGGTGAAGGGAAACGGAGTCGCTCAACCGCTGCTTTTGTGACCAGGGAGTGCCCCTCGTCCACCGCTTCACCATTCCGGCTTCATTCCTCGCCTATCAGAAGCCTAACACCCTCGCTCTCCCATTTCTCGGGGCACCCACTGAGCCGATATCCTATCCCATGGATGAACGACCAGGGTAGCACCGTTTCTTGGGTATGTACATACGACTCCTACCTCGTTTATTCGCTAAGTTACTTGCCCTTCCTTGCCTGTGAGTGAATTCCCTGTTGGTTCCCCTTCTCAATTCACAGACATCCCCTATTCCACCGTCGCGAGGCTTCAACAGCAATCTGCCCTCGGCAGGTATGAATATTATTGCAGGTCAAGATATGTGATCTAGGTATCTTGGGTGTGCTTCTGCATTCCCTCCACTTTATGCCCAACCTAAAGGGTACATCTTGCAGAGGTAAATCATACACGCAAGGTACGAAGCGGCCTGCATAGTGAAGTGGCTCGTATGGCTGCTGGTGCCCCCTAAGAACCCCTCCAAGGGCCTCTAGCCTCCCCTCTGGGTCCGAGGAAGAGAGTACCGCTGCCGCGTCTCCATTGCATGGATACCTCTCACCCAGGTATTTGGTAGAACCTGGCGCCCCGCTCCAATGGCAACCTGGGAGCCCAGGGCGCCCACCTCAGAGGCCTGCTAGCACTGGGGTGAAAGTACCGCTACGGTGCAaacctcaacctccttcAAGCATTTAGGTAAGGTTgggaaaaagagaagaaaagagaagagaaaaaaaaagggttCTCCACCTAAGCTGGGCTGGCCTGGGCTGTTCGTCTCTTCCATCTTTCTCAAAGCTCAAatcaaaaccaaaaccaaaaccaaaaccaaaaccaacctACCACTTTGCCTCCCGTCCGGTAACAGCTCTGAGCTCCACGTCGACGCCTACTACGCCTGGActtggacctggacttggacctggacctggacctggaccgAGCATCCATCCTCCTGTCCCCAACTCTTTTTTCTCGGACATTCAATCACAACAACTGTCTATTATTGCCAGCCCTTGCTTTTTTGCCACTGGCGCTTGTTCGTCGACGTCTATTGCTGCCTTGCCGCGCCCTGCCTCGTGTACTTTTGAGCCTTGCATCGGTCGCTTTGCATTGATTTGCCTTGCACTGCCCTGCCTCGCTTTGCTTGACGCCTTGACGCCCACAGTACAGGTCACAGCTCGAGTTGCTCATCAAGCCACCCCCTCCTCCGTTCCTCACCTTCGCCTCTTCTCTGCCCGTGACGACAACCTCTGCCTCACAACCTCCAACCACCTTTGGATATATCGACACTCACATCTCGTGAGCCTCAACGCCGTCCACCCCCTCTTTTCTCCACCCTCCCCTCTCCGGTCCGTCGGTTGCTTGGGTCATTTCCTCTCCTACGAGACCCgatctttcttctccttaTTGACTCTTTAACCTTTTTGTCGATTTCCTCGCCgttgccatcatcatggccgGCCGAATGGTACTATACAAGctggtggtgttgggagACGGTGGTGTGGGAAAGACAGCTCTTACCATCCAGCTATGTTTACAACACTTTGTTGAAACTGTAAGTTTGGCTGGTGGCATGCAACGCATGCATTTGCTTCCACCCTCACAACAATAATGAATTAACACTTTGAAACAGTACGACCCCACGATTGAAGACTCATACCGAAAGCAAGTCGTTATCGATGGTCAGCCCTGCATGCTCGAAGTACTGGACACCGCTGGACAGGAAGAGTACACGGCACTGCGAGATCAATGGATTCGTGATGGCGAAGGGTTCGTTCTAGTCTACAGCATCTCGTCACGCTCTTCCTTTACTCGCATCAAAAGATTTCACCATCAAATCCAACGAGTTAAGGAGTCGTGCGCGTCGTCCCCATCTTATCCTGGCTCTCCTATCTCCTCGGCAAACCCGCAGTTGCCTGTACCTATTATGCTTGTTGGCAACAAGAGCGACCGAGTCACCGAGAGAGAGGTTTCCACACAAGAAGGTCACGCCCTCGCCCGCGAACTCGGCTGCGAGTTTGTGGAGGCATCAGCGAAAAACTGCATCAACGTCGAAAAGGCGTTCTACGACGTTGTTAGGATTCTACGCCGGCAGCGACAACAAGCCTCTCGCCCCTCGGATAGATCAAGCGGCCGGACGCGAACAGGCAATGGCGATGCAAGGGGCGGCGATCGAGACGAAAGACACAGAAATAGGAACAAGGACCGAAACAAGTCTAAATGCGTGGTATTATGAGTGGATACGCACCATCAATGGATGAAGGGATCCATATGTTAAGAGGAGGGAAAATAAGGCGGACGAGCAAATCGAGAcgccaacaacgacaacaggCCAGCGTCAAGGGCCACATATAAGGTGATGCCTTTGGCGAGATCAGGATATGCCCAATGATTTATTGGCAAGATACCGTGGGAAGTACagagagatgggatgagataAGAAGGGATTTATTACTTTTCTGCAATTTCTAGATGGCCAACTGCCCAACAAACAGGGCGACATGACGACGCAGCATCGAATAACGAACGAAAGCAGAAGCAGTTCCGCACCGGCGCAAGGCGTACGAACAAAAAGAGGCATATTCTTGGGGCGCTAGGTTATTTGTTGACATTTATAATTATCGTTTTGCAACATTTACGACAAAAATTTGAATGGCATTCATAATTCAAGCGGCCAATTCCTTACTTGTCTCCTCCATCCCATGCGGGAAtatcttgacttttggaTCGAGACTCCATATTGTGTGATTGCAGATTTATCAATGTCCAGCTTCTGGAGTTTACATTTCGCAGGTCAATATCAGCATTGTTTAGTACTAATTTTGTCccaatcatcatcgccaGACATGAAGATTGATTGTCGCATATACCTTCCTCGCCTGTTAGTCGGTCACTTATCTTACTGTTATTCATCGGAACGCTACGCTcgacgggatcccgagtcATACCCATGCCAATGCGTCAAACAAGCAGGTTGTCAGTGTTATTTAGTGACTTGCTTAGAGGTGCTCGGACAAGTGACTACTTGGACCAGCAACGTTGCTGTCTGTTTTGAAGGCAGGTGATGTTCGGGTCGAGGCCTATGTGTGATAAAGAGCGGGATGTTGTTattcttgtcttttccaCTAAGATAGCGACTGAGCGAAGATCCCAAGGACCAAAGCCCCCCTCTATTTGGTGCTTTGTGTCCTTGAGGGCATGAACATAGTGTTGGCCCCGTTCATATTGGCGGACCTTGGCATCCATATGTCGGGCAGAACTCTGAACCATGTTCCCTGTTAGTGGACTCGGGACAGAAGCCGTTGAGCTTCTTACTGCCCTGATCCTGAGAATGCAAAACTGGACCAAGATGCGATATGAGTATCAAAGTTACAGGAACTACGGCATGTGGTAGAAAGGGTCGAGCTTCACCGTGCTCCAGTAGATAGGAAGAATGAACATATGGCTTAGCCTTGTGGGAACCTAGGCACACAGAAGCTCAACAGAGAAGGGATCAAGAAGAGGTTTCAGCGGAGTTTGCTAAGCTAGTGTACCGATGTGGgtgtcgatgaagatggaggagtTCGCGCTACACTGCAAGCAGATGTTCGAGCACAAATGTTCCCCATAGGATATGGAGACGTGGCAGAGTACTTGCGTCTACTCTGTGCAATGTCATTCTAGCAACCTACCTACATATTGTGTCACCAGATTGGCGTTGAATGCGCGCTCCCACGCTTTGTGTATATGTAAAGAGGTGCAACCCCCACGTAGTAGTAACGAGACATGACTCTTGTCAGCAAGCAATACGGCATGGGAAAAGGGGAAtgggagaaaagaagaggaaacaagGCCTTTTGCATGCAGCTAGCAGCAACTACCTAACCTGATGTTAATTTTAGATAAGCAATGTCAAAGCAATTGAAACATTGACTTGATACCACACTAGGTAAGTTTTAACCGCGATTAATTTTGATGACATCCACATTTTAATTCTCGATGCCTCAAGTATGGAAATCTACTAGACGCTGCTCGTAACATCGAAACGGCATCAAGCTTTTTAAGATTAATAAACCGATTGCCCCTTTATTTCCACCGTGACATTAAACTAAGTTTTGTCATTCCGCAACGACTGGGAGACTGACTGGCTACCTAGTCCTACACACAATTACACACCACTCGGGGGTTTTTAGTTGCGATGATGACAGCACAAG
It contains:
- a CDS encoding Ras-2 protein; translation: MAGRMVLYKLVVLGDGGVGKTALTIQLCLQHFVETYDPTIEDSYRKQVVIDGQPCMLEVLDTAGQEEYTALRDQWIRDGEGFVLVYSISSRSSFTRIKRFHHQIQRVKESCASSPSYPGSPISSANPQLPVPIMLVGNKSDRVTEREVSTQEGHALARELGCEFVEASAKNCINVEKAFYDVVRILRRQRQQASRPSDRSSGRTRTGNGDARGGDRDERHRNRNKDRNKSKCVVL